A stretch of DNA from Campylobacter concisus:
ATGCGTCACAAGCTCAGCTCCAACGCTTAGAGCATCTTGCTTTAGAATATTTGCCGCTGGAGTTTTTATCTCATCTATAAATATAAAATTTATCTCGCTCTTTTTATGCATGAGCTTCGCACCAGCAGGGCTTGGCGAGATGGCTTTACAAATTTCATCAAAGTCACTTTTATTATTTATCTTATAAAATTTCAACGTCGTCCTTTTTGAAATATAGTAAGCAGCAGTGGCGTTAGCACGGCGTGAGACTTGGCGTTTAGATCAGCTAGCTTAATAATTGAGAAAAAATAATCCATCTCATCGCCACTAAATTTATACCCGCTATCAACCGCCTTTGTCACGATAACACTAACAAGCTCTTTTAACTCGTTTTTGCCAAATTTCTGAGCTTGTTCGTCTGCGATCTTTTGATCGATAAAGCTTGTTAGCTCTTTTAGGCTAAGCGATTTTAAATTTAGATCAAGGGTTATTTTTGGCTTTTTGGTGAGATTATTTTCTATGAGCATTCTTGATCTAATCGTTGGTAGAAGTAAATTTTTACTCTGCGTTGCTATTATAAATTTGATATTTCTTGGAGGCTCTTCTATGATCTTTAAAAGTGCATTTTGAGCTTCTGTCCTAAAAGAATTAGCATGTATTACTAAAATTTTTTCATCTTTTTCAGCAATGTATGCTTCTGCGATGACCTCCTTTGCATTTTCTAGCAAAAAATCATCGCTTATAAAAAATCTTAAATTATTTATGCCAAACTCGCTTTCAAGCTTAGCTTTTAAATTTTCAAAATCGCTTGTAACGACGATTTTATTAAGCATTTAGAGTATCACCTTTGCAAAGAGCGCCGCATCGATGCTTTTATCAAAAATTTTGCAAAGACTTATTAGTTTAATGTCTAAATTTTCATCGCTTGAGCTAAGAGTAAAGCTATTTTGTGCCTGCTCGTCAAATAGCCACATATAACTATCCTCATCGCTTTTAGCTAAATTCGCATATTTATCAAGGCTCTTTCCAATATAAAAAAACAAGTATCCGTTTGGGAAAGCAAGACTTAGCATATCTTTTAGAAGCTGCTTTTGCTCATTTGTCTCTATCTCATCAAGTGATGGATAAAGCGATCTTAGGCTAAAAAATGGCAAAAACGGTCTGATACTTTTTGAATGGTTCATCTTTTTTAAAAGATAAATTTCAAACCATCTTCGCTCTTCATCGCTTATAGTTATAAAAGCCCTTCCTTCAAGTAAAAATTTAAGCCTAGATGCGAGCAAAGGCGTCCATTCGACACGCCTTTCCTCCATCCAGCTCATCAAAGGACCTTCGTCCCTAATAGCCTTTAGTGTCCACTGAATAAAATCTTGCATTATTTATCTAGCTTATAGGCATCATGAAGTACGCGAACTGCTAGCTCGCCATATTTTTGATCAACGATCATTGAAATTTTTATCTCGCTTGTTGAGATCATTTGGATATTTATACCCTCTTTTGCAAGCGTTTCAAATGCTAAACATGCTACACCGCTATGGCTCTTCATGCCAACTCCAATCACTGAAACTTTCACGATAGCGTCATCAAATTCTATATGTTTTGCAGCTGAGAGCTTTTGCATAGTCTCTTTTGCTAGCTCAAGCTCATTTTGTGGCACTGTAAAGCCTAAATTTGTAGTTCCGTCATGTCCTACGTTTTGGATTATCATATCTACGTTTATATTTTCATGAGCTAAAGCTGTAAAAATTTCTGCTGCAATGCCAGGCTTATCAACTACGCCCCTTAGTGTTACTCTTGCTTGATTTTTATCTAGTGCTATTCCGCTTACTAAAACTGCTTCCATATTGTCATCTTCCTTTGCTATTAATGTACCTTCGTTGTGATTAAAACTACTTCTTGTAATGAGTTTTACATTTAGTTTTTTTGCTAGCTCGACTGAGCGATTTTGTAGTACCTTTGCGCCAGCAGAAGCGAGCTCAAGCATCTCATCATAGCTTATTTTCTCAAGTTTTTTTGCCTTTTTTTCTATCCTTGGATCAGTCGTATAAACGCCATCAACATCGGTAAAAATTTCGCATAGATCAGCATCAAGCGCCCCTGCTAATGCAACTGCACTAAGGTCACTACCGCCTCTACCAAGGGTTGTGATATTACCTTTTTCATCTATACCTTGAAAGCCAGCCACAACTACGATTTTGCCAGCTTTTAGCTCGGCTTTTAGCCTATCAGTCTCTATCCTTTCGATCCTTGCTTTTGTATGAATATCATCAGTAATAATGCCTGCCATCGCACCTGTCATACCTACACACGCATAGCCTTTTGCATTAAGTGCGATCGTTAAAAGCGCGGTCGTTACTTGCTCTCCAGAGCTTAAAAGCATATCAGTGGCGACGCCATCTGGATGTTTTGAAAAATACTCACTATATTCAACCAATTGATTTGTAACTCCGCTCATCGCAGAAACTACCACAACTACGTCTGCACCGCTATTTTTTGTCTCAATGACTCTATTTGCCACAGCTTCGATGCGTTCAAGTGTTCCTACGCTAGTTCCGCCAAATTTTTGAACGATCAACATCAAAAATATCCTTTCTCTTTAAAATAACTCAAAACCTTTTCATAAATAGGCTTTTTAAAGTGATTTATGCCTTCTAAACTTCTACCAAAATCTACAAATTTATACTCGCTAAACTCTGGATGCTCTGTCTTTAAATTTATGCTGGCACCATTTTTAAGTCTAACCAAAAAATATTTTTGCGTCTGTCCATCAAATGGATAAAATTTCTTTGCCGCGTTTGCTGGAAAGTCGTAGCTTAGCCACTGCGGATACTCATCTAAGATATCGATTTTATCAGTTCCGATCTCTTCTTTAAGCTCCCTTTTTAAAGCCTGCTTTGGACTCTCACCTTCGTCTATTCCGCCTTGAGGAAACTGCCAAATATCATCCATATCCACCCTTTTTGCGACTAAAATTTCACATTTAAATGGATACAAGCTAGACAAAATAACAGCTGCCACATTTGGTCTGTATTTTTTTTGCATGATTTTTCCAAAAATTTTATTTGGGATAATAACTAAAAAGAGTTAAGAGATAGATAAATAAGACTACTTTTTACGCCGTTTGTAGTAAATCACACAGCCACTAAAAAGTAGCACGCCCACTCCAAAAGAAGCCATAAAAAAGATAAATTTTCCAGCCTCTCCGAATGTATATCCAGCGTGCAAATCAAGCATAAATTTATAAATTTCAAAAGATTTTGGCATGGTATTTTTTAAAATTTCTCCACTTGCCGTATCGACTATAAGCCTAACGCCATCACTCTCACTAGCACCTTTTGGCAAGTAAAAGATCATAAATTTTACGCCATCTTTATTGAGAATAAAATTTAAAGCGTCAAACTCATTTCCAAATTTTAAAGTAAAAATTTCATAAGCTTTTTGAAGATTTTCTACCTTTTGCTCATCACTTAGACTAAAGCCATTTTTGCTAGTAAAATTTGGCTTTTTAAATACCTTCTCTTCGCCACAAATTTGATTTATAACCTTAGCAAAGCTCTCATAAGAAAAGTATAGACCGCTAACACAGATAATAAGCAAAATGGCTCCCAAATAAAGCCCTAAAAATCCATGCAAGGAATATAAAAATGTAAATTTCTTTGCCTTTAGATTTAGCTTAAAGGCGCTAATAAATTTGCTTCTAAATCTCCAAAATTGTATAAACGCTCCAGTTATTAAAATCACAAGTAGTGCAAGCGTCGAAATTGCCACTAGCTCACTTGCAAATTTAGATAAATTTTCATTTTTAAATAGAGCTAGTCCTAGATTTTTATGTAAATTTAAAGCTAGCCCTATAAATTTTTCCACACTGTTTTCAGAGACTACCTCGCCCGTATAAGGATCTACAAAGAATGACTTAAACTCGCCACTCTCGCTTGTGCCACTTACCACATAAGCTCTATTTGCCTCGCCTTTTATCTTTATATAACTAAGGTTAAAATTTGGCCAAGTCTTACTAAAGACCTTTAAAATTTCATCTATTTTTAAAGCACTTTTATTAGTTGCTATGTCTATCTCATCTTTGCTAAAAGCCTCAATTATCTCATCGTGATACGAAATAATTGCTCCACTAATTGAGATTATCAAAAGTGGCAAAGCAAATATAAGAGCTAAAATTAAGTGAAATTTCCGCCAAATTTTAAACATTTTAAAACTTCAAATTAAAGCCAAGCTCGATCTTTTGCCCATCAGCTATTAAGATATCATATCTGTTTGATCTTGTCGTAAAAAACTCGTTAAAGAGATTATAAACGCTTAGGTTTAGGCTGAAATTTTTAGTTACATTGTAGTTTATGCCAAGATCTGCGATAACGTAAGCTCTCATATCATTAGCATAGTTAAAAGAGTTTTTAGTTCTACCATAGTAATTTATCTGTGACCAGAAATTTAGCCATCTATTTAGCTCGTAGTTCGCTCCAAATTTAAATGTATGAAGCGGATAGTTGTTTAAGGTTTTACCAGCTTCTGGTCCATCTTTTTGTTTTGATTTTGTATAAACATAGCTTTGATTTAGTCTAAGAGCATTTGTCACCTGCCACTCATTTGTTAGCTCAACTCCGTAAATTTCAGCCTTGCCGATATTTATACTCTCCCAAATACCATTTGGATAAATTTTACCTTTATGCATACAAACGCTGCCTCTTGAGCAGATAGGGTTATAGCTTAACATATCTTTAAAACTTGTGTAAAAGCCAGTTAAAGACGTTTCAAAACCTTCATTATTATTATAAACGCCACCAAATTCATAACTTACGCTTGTCTCTGGCTTAAGGCTGCTTCTACCAAGCTGTGCTCCGCGTCCTCCAGCAAATGGCAACGCAAGATCTTGTGTGCGTTGCTTGATATCAGGTGTCGCATAACCTGTGCTAACTCCACCCTTTAAGGCGAAAAAGTCGTTTAAGCTATAGATGCCATAAATTCTTGGTGAAACGTGCGAGCCATAGTGTTCATCGTAGTTATAACGAATACCAGTACTTAAGATAAAATCTTTTGTAAGATGATAATCATCTTCGCCGTAAAGTGAAACATCATACCTTTTTACATTTGCCGCATCTGCTGTGGTAGCCTTTTCGTCAAGCTTTTCTTTTTTAGCGTTTAGTCCTAATGTAAAAGCATTATTATCAGTAAAATATGAGCCTTTTGTATCAAAATTTAGAGTCTTTAACGTCAAATTTTGTTGAGCTGTCTCTTTTATCTTGCCATAAGATAAATAGCTTTGAAGCAAGATATTATCAATCCTTGCTTCGTGACTTAAATTTATCATATCTCCCTCTATTCTCTCGCTAGCAACCGAGTTAGTACCAGTTGATAGTGTTTTGCCTTTAGTTCTTTTATATTTCACATCGCTTCTTGCAAGCTCAAGTATAAGATCATTATTTTCATTTGGCTTAAAAAATAGTTTTGCACCAAAATTTCTATCCTTTTGCTCTCTATTTGCATAAGAAATTTTATCTTCTGATTTATTTAAATTTTTACCATAAACAGAAATACTTAAAACATCATCTATTAGCCCAGAGTGCAAATAAAGGCTATTGTAAAGCTCGCCACTTATATTTTTATTTCTTGCAAATTTATAGCTTGAGCCAAGATTTGCACCAAATTCATTACTAAACTCATCTGTAATGATATTTATAACTCCGCCTAGTGCATCGCTTCCATAAAGCGAGCTCATAGGTCCACGTATCACTTCAATACGGCTTATCGCACTTGCTGGTGGGACGAAACTATATGAGCCTCCAACACTTCTAAGTCCTTTATAGGCGTTATCGCCTGGTACTGGCATGCCATTTACTAAAATTTTAGTAAATCTTGGAGAGAATCCACGTATAGAAATTCCTCGTCTATTTGCCGCTGCGGGACTTGTCCCAAAAAGACTTGGGATATCTTTGGTCATGCTCTCGATATCTTTGTGATTTTTCTTTTCTAATGCCTCTTTGGTTATAATACTAAGCGTTGCTGGTGCGTCTTTGATATTTTGCTCAAATCCTGTCGCACTCACTACTTTAACTTCTGGTAGAACTTTATCTTCATTTGCAAAAAGCGGTAAATTTATAAAAATTGCCGCACAAATAGAAAATTTTAATGCACTTTTCACAAAAACTCCTTATAAAAATTTAATGCACATTTTACTAAAATTAAATAATCGTTATCAATATCATACGTAACGCTAAAAGGATTAAATTTAACGCTTGAGGGATAAAATGATAAATTTAGACAAAAAATATGGAACGAGCAAGATATCTCAAAAGGAAAAACAAGTAAGCGTGGAGTTTTTCAAGCAAAGTAGTGGCATCAGCTATCTAAAAAGTGAAATTTTATGTAATGGTAGGATAAAAAGAGATCGTCACAAGTCTAAAAAATATCTATTTTTAATGTTTAATGAGGATAAAAACGATCTTTGCTTTAAACTTGATAAAAAAGAGTATATCTTAAACAAAGATGAATTTTGCATTGGGCTTGTTAATGACGATTTTAAAGGTGTCTTTGAGTATCAAAATAAATTTTATAAGACTAAAACACTACTTTTTGACGAAAGCTATGCAAATAAGCTTGAGATATTTGCTGGACTTAGATTTGATGATAAATTTGAGCTATTAAAATACAAAAAAGATTTAGCTCAAATTTGCGTTTTAAATGAGCTTGAGACGACAAATTTATATGAAGGCGCGATGAGGGAAATCTTTACCGAGTCAAAAATTTTAGAGCTTATTTATAAAAGTAAAATACAAAAAGAGAGCGAAATTTCACTTAGCAGCGATGAAGAAAAAACTCTTTTAAAGGCTAAAATGATCTTGCTAAGTCGTATGCAAAATCCTCCAAGCATCAAAGAGCTAGCTCATCTTTGTGGCACAAATGACTTTTGGCTAAAGAAAAATTTTAAGCTATTTTTCAAAGATACGATCTATCAGCTCTTAGCAAAAGAGCGTCTAAAGCTAGCTTTTACTCTTTTAGAGCAAAATGATATCAGCATAAAAGAAGCCGCAAATATCGTAGGCTACGCAAATACTGCACATTTTGCAAAAATTTTTAAGATAAATTTTGGCTTTTTGCCAAGCAAACTCTTAAAGACCAAAAGCTACTTTTAAACTGCTATAAATACCAAATTTCTTATAATCGCCAAAATTTTAAAAAGAGAGAAATTTGCAAGTTTATATCCACGTGCCATTTTGTGAAAGCAAATGTCCTTACTGTGCTTTTGGCTCAAGCGATGACGAATTTAACAAGGTCAGCGCCTATTTTAAGGCACTTTGCCTTGATCTAAATTTTCAGCTAAAAAGCCAAAATGTAAAAGAAATTTCTACTATCTTTTTTGGTGGCGGCACACCAAGTGCGGTAAATGCTAAATTTTATGATGAAATTTTTAGCATTTTAGCGCCTCTTTGCACTCCAACAACTGAGATCACACTTGAAGCAAACCCAAACTCAGCAAGCCTTGCTTGGCTAAAGCATGTAAAAAATTTAGGTGCAAATCGCATAAGCTTTGGTGCTCAAAGTTTTTTTGAAGATAAGCTTAAATTTCTTGGTCGCATTCACAGTAGGGAGCAAATTTTTAAAGCTGTAGAAAATGCTGGAAAAGCTGACTTTAACAACATAAATTTAGACCTCATTTACGACACTAAATTTGATACCAAAAAACGTCTTTTAGCTGAAGTGGCAAATTTAAAAGATCTTAATATCACTCACCTTAGCGCATACTCGCTCACACTTGAAGAAAACACCCCATTTGCTGGCAAAAAAAGCTACAAAAAGGATAGCGACAGCCTAGCTAAATTTATGATAGAACAAATTGGGCTTGCTGGCTTTAAACAGTATGAAATTTCAAATTTTGGTCAAATTTGCAAGCACAATCTTGGCTACTGGCAAGGCAAAAACTACCTTGGCGTGGGAGCTTTTAGCGTGGGCTTTGTGGATGGCACCAGATACTACGTCAAGAATAACATAGATGCCTACATCACGCAGCCAACGCATAGAGAAAAAGAAATTTTAAGCCAAAGTGAGTTAGTAAGAGAGCATATATTTTTAGGGCTTAGAAGCATAGTCGGAGTAGATGCTACTCGCTTAAATAAGTCACAACTAAACAGAGCAAATTTGCTTGTGGAAAATAAAAAACTTGATCTTAAAAACGGTAAATTTTATAATCCAAATTTCTTATTAAGCGACGAAATTGCACTCTTTATCGAAGGGTGAATTTATAAAATTTTGAGCAAAGTCAAGATAAAATACAAAGCTTAAATAAAATTTAATAGAGGCAAAAATGTTTGGAATGAGTTTTTCTGAAATCTTAGTTATCGCCATTATTGCAGTGTTAGTTTTAGGTCCTGACAAGCTGCCAAGCGCGATGGTTCAGATTGCAAAATTTCTAAAAATGTTTAAAAAAGGCATAAATGACGCAAAATCAACATTTGATCAAGAAATGAAGATAGCTGAGCTAAAAGAAGATGCCCAAAAATATAAAGAAAGCATAACTAAAAGTACGCAAAGTGTGCGCAAAAAGCTTACTTTTGAAGAGCTTGACGAGATCAAGAAAAGCGCAAGCGACGTCACTGAAAGTATACAAAACGTCGTAAGCGACACGAAAAAAACGGTAGAAAATATACAAAATCCAACAAATTTAGTTAAAGATGCGATCTTAAACGATAAAAAAGAGGCGTAATGTTTGAAGAGCTAAGACCCCATTTAATCGAACTTAGAAAGAGACTTTTTATAAGCATAGTAAGCGTTTTTATCTGTTTTGGCATCTGCTTTACGTTTTGGAATCCATTGCTTGCATGGATGAGCGAACCGCTAAAACAAGTCTTGCCAGCTGGCTCAAATATCATATTCACTCAAATTCAAGAGCCATTTTTTACAGCGATGAAGGTTGCATTTTTTGCTGGTGTCGTGATCGCGCTACCTATCATTTTTTGGCAGTTTTGGCTATTTGTCGCTCCTGGACTTTATGATAATGAAAAAAAATATGTGATCCCATTTGTCATCTCAGCTTCATTTATGTTTGCGTGTGGAGCGGCATTTTGTTATTACGTGGTGATTCCACTTGGCTTTGCATTTTTGGTAAATTTTGGTGGCCAGCTCTTTACGGCACTACCAAGCATTGGCGAGTATGTTGGCTTTTTTGCAAAACTACTAATTGGCTTTGGAATTTCATTTGAGCTACCAGTCATTACATTTTTTTTAGCAAAGATCGGACTTGTCGATGATAAAATGCTAAAAGATTACTTCAGATACGCTGTTGTTATTATCTTTATCTTTGCAGCCATCGTTACACCACCTGATGTGATAAGCCAAGTCTTAATGGCACTGCCACTTATCGGACTTTATGGAATTTCAATAATCGTCGCTAAAAGAGCTAACAAGAGCGACGATGAAGACGAAAAAGAAGAACAAGACAGCGACGTAGCAAGCGATGAGTAATATAAACGACGTCTCAAGTTATGATTATTTTTTGCCGGAAGAGCTCATCGCAAAAGAGCCAGTTTTGCCAAAAGAAGAGGCAAGATTGCTTGTCTATTTTAAAAATACAAAAGAGATAAAACACTACAAATTTAAAGATCTAGCCAACCTCATCCCAGAGGACGCAGCGGTCATTTTTAATAACACAAAAGTTATCAAAGCTCGTATTTTAGGACAAAAAGAAAGCGGAGGGGCTTGCGAAGTAATGCTAAATCAGCCCATAGGCGAAAATAAATTTAGCGTCTATATAAGAGGCAAAGTAAGCACTGGTAGCGTTTTAAATTTTCCTGATAATCTAAAAGTAAATGTGCTTGAGCTAAATGACGATGGCACAAGGGTGGTAAATTTCACCAAAAATGGTGTTATTTTAGATACGGCGCGTCTTTTTAGTGAGTTAGAAAAGATCGGTCACGTTCCACTTCCTCCGTATATAAAAAGAGCCGATACAAAGGATGATGAGAGCTGGTACCAGAGCATATTTGCCAAAAACATTGGCGCGGTAGCTGCCCCTACTGCAAGCTTACACTTTAGCAAACAGATGCTAGAGCAAATAAGTGCAAAACACAAGGTTGCCTATATCACGCTTCACGTAGGTGCCGGGACCTTTAAAGGTGTTGAGTGTCAAAATATAAATGATCATAAAATGCACTCCGAGTTTTATGAGCTAAGCGAGCAAGCACGCGAGATCATCAGCTCAGATAGGCCTATCCTTGGCGTTGGTACGACAGTTACTCGCTGCGTTGAAGAATTTGCAAGAAGTAAGCAAGCAAGCGGCTTTTGCAAGTTATTTTTAAACCTAAATAATAAGCCTATCAGGCAAAACTACCTTCTTACAAATTTTCATCTACCAAAATCAACTCTAATAATGCTAGTTACCAGCTTTATAGGGCTTGAAGAGACGATGAGGATTTATAAAACGGCAGTTGATGAAAAGTATAGATTTTACTCATACGGCGACGGGATGTTGATAATATGAAAGATAAGCCTATCGATATCATAAACAGAATGGAAATTTTTCTTAGCGCCATATACCAAGATGCGCAAGATACTAAGAATTCCATCATTTTTAGCTACGACCCAAGTTATCCAAGGTTTTTAAAATTTGATGCTACAAATCTCATAAAAACACTTGAAAATATTTGCAAATTTTTTCTTTACTCTACCGAATATGCAGATATTTACATTCTCTTTCAACTTAAAAATTATAGTCCCAAATCTGTACATTTTGATATTAAGATAAAATCTAGCCATAGCGTAATGAGGCCAAGCCACTACTATCTCAGCAAGATAAACAACTATCTAAAAAAAGCAAATGAATCTATGATCTCTCACAATGATGGAGAATTTTTAATATCTTTTAGTGCGGTACTAACAGGCGATAGAGCCATCCAAAGACAAATAAATATCAAAAATCAAACAAATACAAATATCTTGATCGCTTGCGATGACGATGCTTTGTTTGACACCATTAGTGCTCAGATAAATTTTTTAGGTCTAAAAGTTATCGGCAAAAACGACCTTAGCAATCTAATGAGACATATAAAAGATTCTATTTTTACCCCATTTGTTATTTTTATCGATAGTAAAATTTTAAAAAATGAAGCGATGCTAGAAGATATACTTGAGTTTAAAAATATTAAAAATTTTCGTATTGTAGCCATTTGTAAAAGCGATGAGTCGGCCAATGATCTGCCAAATCATATCACAGTATTAAAGCAGCCTTTTAGCACAGATAGCTTTCAGCTAGCTTTTAAAAATTCTCTTGAGAAATAGACCAATTTTTACCTTATGATTTTAATTTATCCTAAGATATCTTTTTAAAATAATAGTGGCTGAAATGCTATCTAGCCTACCATCTCGCCTTGTATTGGTATAAATTTCACTAGCTTCGCTACTGCTAAAGGCCTCATCTTGATAGACAATATTTGCCTTTACATCAAGAAGTGAGACAAAATGCTCGATGCGTCTTCTCATCTCATCTTCGCTACTACCGCCGATTGGCACACCCACTACTAGCGTATCTGGGGCATATTCATTTACCTTTTGGCTCACATCTTTTGCGGCTTGATTTCTATTTTTTCTAAGCACTGGCTCAAGCGGAGTCACGATCTCGCCAAAACCAAAGGCAAGTCCTATTCGCTTTAGCCCAACATCAATAGCCATAAATTTCTCTCTCATAGCACGCTCTTTACTCTTAGATTTGAAATTTCAACTAGCCCTTCAAGCTCGTACTCATAGATGATATCGCCAAATTTTGCTAAAACTTCATCAAGACTTACGCCATTTTTACAAAATTTTAAGATCTCATCACTAGTTTTTTCTTGCTCTTTAATCTCGCCAAAAAGTGAAGCAAATTTATGATAGTCATCAATAAGCTCGGCTTTTTTATTTGCAAGCAAAAAATTTGTCCCATCGCTTTCGCCCATGCGCTGTGGCAGTACATACACTGGAATTTTAAGCTCATTTGCAAGCCTCGCACTTTGCATAGAGCCACTTTTAAGATCAGCTTGCGCGACAACTAGAGCTTCACAAAGCCCCACAACTATGCGGTTTCGCTCCAAAAATCTATAAGCAAGTGGCGGCTCACCTTCATCATACTCACTAAGTGCCAAGGCTTTGGTGTAAATTTCATTTATCGCCACTTTATTTTGGCTTGGATAGATGGTGTCAAGTCCGCTTGCAAAAATGCCAATTGTTCGTGGCATAGCAGCTTTATGAGCTGCGATATCAACGCCGATTGCTCCACCACTTACCACACAGACGTTTGCACTTTTTAGTGCTGCGCAAAGTGCTGTGACGCACTCTTTTGTATAAACACTTGCCTTTCTTGAGCCAACAACTGCGATCTTTGGTAAGGATAAAATCGAAGTATCTCCGATAAAATTTAGCTGTTTTGGTGGATTTTTTAGTCTATTTAACGGCTCTGGAATAAAGTCAAGTCTCATAAAATATCTTTTAAATAAACCACATCAACATCTTTTAAAAGATTATTTTTACTCTCTTTTATAACCGAGATCGTATTTTTCTTTGGATGTCCAATGGCGATCGCATAGCCTCTTTTTTTAGCCAAATTTACAGCAGCCACAAGCTCACGCCTAACAGCACTAGCCGATGGATCGTCGTCTAAAAATATATCTCTTGAAATGTATGGCTGATTATGTTTTTTTGCAGCTCTTGCTACTGCGGTTTGAGCGATAGTTTTACTATCAACAAAGACAAAGCCCTGCTCTATCAGCGCCCTATAAGCCTTATCCATAGCGTCAAAATCGCTTGTAAAGCGCGATCCTGTATGGTTGTTTGTATATTTTGCACGTGGGAAGTCTTTGCGTATCTTTTTTATCTTTTCGTGCATGCTCTCAAAGCTCTCATTGATCGTGAGAGTGCCTATCTCTGGGCTATCAAAGTGTTTTGCTTGCATCGGAAGATGTATCATATAAAACTCAAATGTTCTTGCGATATTTGGCGTATCTGGATGAGTCTTTGTCGCTGGAAAAATAGACGGCGTGATTTTTAGGCCAAGCGATTTTATCATACTCGCATGTTCAAATGTCGCCACATCGTCTATTATGATGACGAGCTTTGCACGTCCTTTTATGCTAGCGCTTGGCGTAAAAGGTACCGCTTCAAAGCTATCTTTTTGTATATTTTTTTCTTCGTATTTTGTTTTTTCTATCTTTTTGGTAGTTAAATTTTCAGTTTTTTTAGCTGGCTCGACTTTTATGTTCTCGCTTTTAATTTTCTCTTTTTTTTCTATTTCAGTACTTTTATTTTGATCGACTTTTGCTTCAAAATTTTGAGGTTTTAACTCAGTTTTTTGTTCGACTTTTGAGCTATAAAATGGCTCTATCTTTTGTTCATTTTCTATTACACTAGGCTCTGTATTTTTATAACTTGCAAGTAAATTTTTAGTATCGTTTTGCTCTTTTTTTATCTCTTCTTTTTTGGCTTCACTCTTTACTTCAGCTATCTTTTTTTGCTCTTTTGGCTCAACTTTTGAATTTAAAGCAAGCTCACTTTTATGCTTAGGATCGGTAAAAATTTTACTTAAATTTTCATCTTCATCAAATTTTAGAGGGTATTTTCTCTTTTCGTATTCTTGTTTTTTCTCTTTACTGGCAACCTTTGGCTCAGCTTTTTTAGAAATTTGCTTCTCTATCTTTGGCTCATTTGCTTTGCTTATCTGTTCTGCACCATTATTTTTTATACTAAGGGCTACGCT
This window harbors:
- the tatB gene encoding Sec-independent protein translocase protein TatB, yielding MFGMSFSEILVIAIIAVLVLGPDKLPSAMVQIAKFLKMFKKGINDAKSTFDQEMKIAELKEDAQKYKESITKSTQSVRKKLTFEELDEIKKSASDVTESIQNVVSDTKKTVENIQNPTNLVKDAILNDKKEA
- the hemW gene encoding radical SAM family heme chaperone HemW yields the protein MQVYIHVPFCESKCPYCAFGSSDDEFNKVSAYFKALCLDLNFQLKSQNVKEISTIFFGGGTPSAVNAKFYDEIFSILAPLCTPTTEITLEANPNSASLAWLKHVKNLGANRISFGAQSFFEDKLKFLGRIHSREQIFKAVENAGKADFNNINLDLIYDTKFDTKKRLLAEVANLKDLNITHLSAYSLTLEENTPFAGKKSYKKDSDSLAKFMIEQIGLAGFKQYEISNFGQICKHNLGYWQGKNYLGVGAFSVGFVDGTRYYVKNNIDAYITQPTHREKEILSQSELVREHIFLGLRSIVGVDATRLNKSQLNRANLLVENKKLDLKNGKFYNPNFLLSDEIALFIEG
- the tatC gene encoding twin-arginine translocase subunit TatC, with the protein product MFEELRPHLIELRKRLFISIVSVFICFGICFTFWNPLLAWMSEPLKQVLPAGSNIIFTQIQEPFFTAMKVAFFAGVVIALPIIFWQFWLFVAPGLYDNEKKYVIPFVISASFMFACGAAFCYYVVIPLGFAFLVNFGGQLFTALPSIGEYVGFFAKLLIGFGISFELPVITFFLAKIGLVDDKMLKDYFRYAVVIIFIFAAIVTPPDVISQVLMALPLIGLYGISIIVAKRANKSDDEDEKEEQDSDVASDE
- the queA gene encoding tRNA preQ1(34) S-adenosylmethionine ribosyltransferase-isomerase QueA, with translation MSNINDVSSYDYFLPEELIAKEPVLPKEEARLLVYFKNTKEIKHYKFKDLANLIPEDAAVIFNNTKVIKARILGQKESGGACEVMLNQPIGENKFSVYIRGKVSTGSVLNFPDNLKVNVLELNDDGTRVVNFTKNGVILDTARLFSELEKIGHVPLPPYIKRADTKDDESWYQSIFAKNIGAVAAPTASLHFSKQMLEQISAKHKVAYITLHVGAGTFKGVECQNINDHKMHSEFYELSEQAREIISSDRPILGVGTTVTRCVEEFARSKQASGFCKLFLNLNNKPIRQNYLLTNFHLPKSTLIMLVTSFIGLEETMRIYKTAVDEKYRFYSYGDGMLII
- a CDS encoding helix-turn-helix domain-containing protein, whose translation is MINLDKKYGTSKISQKEKQVSVEFFKQSSGISYLKSEILCNGRIKRDRHKSKKYLFLMFNEDKNDLCFKLDKKEYILNKDEFCIGLVNDDFKGVFEYQNKFYKTKTLLFDESYANKLEIFAGLRFDDKFELLKYKKDLAQICVLNELETTNLYEGAMREIFTESKILELIYKSKIQKESEISLSSDEEKTLLKAKMILLSRMQNPPSIKELAHLCGTNDFWLKKNFKLFFKDTIYQLLAKERLKLAFTLLEQNDISIKEAANIVGYANTAHFAKIFKINFGFLPSKLLKTKSYF
- a CDS encoding DNA-processing protein DprA, with product MRLDFIPEPLNRLKNPPKQLNFIGDTSILSLPKIAVVGSRKASVYTKECVTALCAALKSANVCVVSGGAIGVDIAAHKAAMPRTIGIFASGLDTIYPSQNKVAINEIYTKALALSEYDEGEPPLAYRFLERNRIVVGLCEALVVAQADLKSGSMQSARLANELKIPVYVLPQRMGESDGTNFLLANKKAELIDDYHKFASLFGEIKEQEKTSDEILKFCKNGVSLDEVLAKFGDIIYEYELEGLVEISNLRVKSVL
- the ruvX gene encoding Holliday junction resolvase RuvX, which encodes MREKFMAIDVGLKRIGLAFGFGEIVTPLEPVLRKNRNQAAKDVSQKVNEYAPDTLVVGVPIGGSSEDEMRRRIEHFVSLLDVKANIVYQDEAFSSSEASEIYTNTRRDGRLDSISATIILKRYLRIN